From the genome of Lutra lutra chromosome 8, mLutLut1.2, whole genome shotgun sequence:
CTCCTCCCGGGGGTGCTTCTTGTAGGGCCGGAAGCGCTCCCAGATCTTGTGCGTGCTCTCGGAGGAGTACTCGGGGCTGGAGGAGTACCCTGAGTAGTAGTGTCTGGGGGAGAGCTGCGAGTAGGTGGAGTCCCGCTTGGAGCGGGTCAGCGGCTTGAGGAAGGACACGCGCTGGCTGAGGCTGTCGGCGCCCTCCTCGTAGTACAGGGCTGGGAAGCTGTGCCGGTGCTCGCTGCAGTGGTAGGCGGGCTTCACCTCCAGGTGGTGGACGCCgccgcccccaccgcccccgccacccccgccgCCTCCCGCGGGCACCAGCGGGAGCCGGTCCAGCGGGCTGTTGAGGGGGCTGCCCTTCTCGATGTACTTGGAGTCGCCCTTGGCCAGCCCCGTGGCAGCCGGGTGGTCGGGCACGTCCAGGCTGAAGACCTTGGCGCTCTTGATGGAGCCGCTGGAGGACACGCTGCAGGTCTTGCGGGCCACGGCTGCGTCCGCGCTCAGCTGGCGCTGCAGCGGGTGGTGGGAGCTCTCCTTGTAGGGGGGCGAGAGGAAGCTGGGACGCTCCAGCGCCCCGGGGGTGGCAGCCGAGGACAcagcggcggcggctgcggggAGGGACTGGCACTCGAAGGCCAGCTCGGGGTCCCCACCGCCGCCTCCCCCCCCCAGGAACGAGGCCGAGTCCAGCTTGAGGGCATCGATGCAATTGTTAATGATCTGGTTGACCTTGTCCACCTCCTTGGCAATGGTGGAGATCTCGGCAGCCGAGCCCTGGCCGTTCTCCAGGTCCGGGAGGTCGTCCTCGGGCCGGGCCAGGCCATCCCCGCCCGCACCCGTGCGCACCTCGATGTAGTTGCCCTTGGTGGCCACCTTGGGGGTGTCCAGCGCGGCCTCCAGCGCCTTGGAGGTGGGCAGCTTCTCCCCAATCATGGAAGGGATGGACGACATGCAGGACACGGGTAGCACAGGGGGTTCGCCCAGCTTTTGGGCGGCGTGGACGACAGAGCCGGCGTCCACGTCCGCCCCGTAGCGCATCTCCAGGATGGTTTTCTTGACCTTGACCgacttctgcttctcctcctgcatCCGCCGCTTGCGCAGACAGTAGTAGACGGCGCCCAGCACAATGACCATGCCGAAGAGGCAGCCCAGGATGGTCATGATGTagtgggtggtggtggaggtgctGGGTGCCAGGTCACCCGGGACGGGGTCCCGCGTGGTGAAGGTCAGGCAGGTGTGGTTGAAGCGGCGGCTGTTGCGCAGCGAGGTCACACAGAACGTGTACTCGGTGTGCGCCCGCAGCTTGTCAAGCGTGACGATCTCCTTCTTGTTCTTGAGCGTCATAACGTCGGAGAAGTAGCTGTTGTTGTACTGGACCAGGACGTACATCTTGCTGTAGGGGTGCGGGATGATGACCACCAGGGTGGCCGAGGTGAAGGTCACGTGGTGCAGCTTGATGGCGGGCCCCGCCGACGCATCCGTGGTGGACGAGGCCGGGGGCTCCACCGAGAGGATCTCGTCGGGGTTGAAGCCCGAGTTCTCATCGGGCTCCCTCTGGGCGTCGGTGGAGTAGGGTGTGGGGTGGCTGGCGGGCCGGGCGGGCAGCGAGCCGTTGCGGCACTTGGCCTGGAGCACGGTGATGGCGTTGAGGCTGTGGTAGGGCCGGGGCACCAGCAGCGGGTAGCCGGCGAACTCGCGCGGGGACTCGCACTGCAGGCGGTCGTAGTTCTTGGTGACGTTGTTGAAGACCACCAGCCAGGCCAGAAAGCCGAAGAGGTCGCACTCACAGTTGAAGGGGTTGCCGGCCAGCTCGCACACCATGAGGCTGGCCAGGCTGGCGAAGGTGGCGCCGTCCAGGCGGCTGAGGCGGTTGGAGGACAGGTCGATGCTGATGAGGCTCGGACACTCGGAGAAGGCGGCGGGCGTCACCACCTCGATGAGGTTGTGCTGCACGAAGAGGAACTGCAGGCGGCCCATGCCGCGCAGCATGCCCTCCGTCAGGTTGCTGAGCTTGTTGTAGCCAAGCTGCAGCACCTGCAGACTCGACTGGCCCAGGAAAGCGCCGTCCTCGATGTACGAGATCTCGTTCTTGGTGAGGTTGAGGTCCGTGAGGTTCCCGAAGCGGTTGAGCGAGGAGTAGAGCACGGCCTTGAGCTTGTTCTCATTGAGGCGCAGGTCGTGCACGGTGCTGTTGATGTGCTGCGGGATGGTCTCGTAGGGCGGCTGGTTCTGGCTGCAGATGGCCAGCCACACGTACCCCTTGTCGCCCTCGATGAGCCAGCAGTCAGCGCGCACGGAGCCCGGCCGGCACACGCACAGCAGCGCGGCGGCGCACAGCCCCAGGCGCAGCATGGCGCTggccacagccccccaccccaccctccggGGAAGGCCGGGCTGGGGGGGCGTAGAGAGGGGGGCCGGGGCGTGGGGGGGAGGACCTAGCAGCGGGAGGCTGGGGCTGGCGGCACAGTCCTCCCTGGGGCCGCCACCATCTTGGGGGCGACCCCTGGCACAGGGGCCCCTGGTGAGGCAGACACAGCCGGCACCAACCGTGTGgtggggagtgggatgggggagTCCTTGGTGGGTGCTAGCGGCAGGTGCAGGCCACTGGGACAGGGACACACAGCGGGACACACCCCCACCGCTTGTCTCTGGGAAGGTGCACAGGCTCTCAAGACTtgacttcctctccctcctcctcctcctcttccttctcttcctccttctctggttCTGGGCTCAGAACTTCAGACGATTCCCACGATTCCCGATTCCCATGGGCAGCTGGAGAGGGAAGCTCCGAGGAGGGAGCGCGAGAGTCGCGGCAGGAAGGACGAGACCCATCTGTCACCTGGCTCCTGAAAGGCAGCACCGAGAGGGAGTGACAGATCAGTGGAAACTCAGAACAGCCCCACTAAAGCTCCAGCATGGGCCCCTGTCCCTTCTCTACCCCCTCCTACTGGGGGTCCTTGGTGCCAGCAGCAAGtgcgcggggggtggggggggtgggggggtctctgTTATGTAaaagaagggagggtggggggtggcaagagagggagaagggaccaAGAGGTCTGGAGGGAAGGACACAGAAGAAACAAGGAGTAGGGACAGGGGGACAGAATTTGAGGATggtaggcagagaagggagacTGGACAGTGACAggtcaggtgtgtgtgtgcacacgcacagacacaacacacacacactccccagcACTCCTGTCCACACTCGTCCACCTGCCAGCACAGAGACCCACATGCCCTCCCATGAGCCAGAACACCGCAGCATGCCCACGGATGGCCTTATGCTGGACAAATGGGCCCGTATGCACATGACCCCGTAACGAGGCAGGAACCTTCCAATCCAGGAGAGGAATTAAGAAGCCTAGCAAaatgcctcctcccctccatgcCCAAAGATAAATAATTCATTTGTTGTGTAACCGCTCTTGTTCCAAAAATAATCCCCTTGTCTCAGCttccatgggggagggggagcggaGCAGGATGGCTGTGGGCCCCCCCAAGCTGGGGGTCTCCCACAGAGGGAGGGCACGGGGACAGCTTCTTCCACACGTGGCAGCAGAGCCAAGGGAGAGAGGACGAGAGTCTGGGAAGCCAGACACACACCCCCCAATATCACTTCCCCAAAGCGCTTTCCATTATTGGGCCCCGATCTTGTAGTACAAGGTCTCAGGCAGGCGGAGAAGCTGGCGGCATCCCCAACAGTGTGGCCGAAACCCCGCATCCCCTCTGCGGCTGGAGAgtcagaggcccagagaggggcagggacttGCCCCTAGTCACACAGCACAGCCTGGGCGAGGATCAAGGATCTCTAGGCACCAAGAGTCAGGAGGCCTGGAGCCCCCTCTATCCAGCCCAATCAGCCAGAGGGATCGAACCATCTCTGAACGTTCTGCCACACTGAAGTGGGGACCAGGTCCTGCCCAGCCGTCTCATG
Proteins encoded in this window:
- the ELFN2 gene encoding protein phosphatase 1 regulatory subunit 29; its protein translation is MLRLGLCAAALLCVCRPGSVRADCWLIEGDKGYVWLAICSQNQPPYETIPQHINSTVHDLRLNENKLKAVLYSSLNRFGNLTDLNLTKNEISYIEDGAFLGQSSLQVLQLGYNKLSNLTEGMLRGMGRLQFLFVQHNLIEVVTPAAFSECPSLISIDLSSNRLSRLDGATFASLASLMVCELAGNPFNCECDLFGFLAWLVVFNNVTKNYDRLQCESPREFAGYPLLVPRPYHSLNAITVLQAKCRNGSLPARPASHPTPYSTDAQREPDENSGFNPDEILSVEPPASSTTDASAGPAIKLHHVTFTSATLVVIIPHPYSKMYVLVQYNNSYFSDVMTLKNKKEIVTLDKLRAHTEYTFCVTSLRNSRRFNHTCLTFTTRDPVPGDLAPSTSTTTHYIMTILGCLFGMVIVLGAVYYCLRKRRMQEEKQKSVKVKKTILEMRYGADVDAGSVVHAAQKLGEPPVLPVSCMSSIPSMIGEKLPTSKALEAALDTPKVATKGNYIEVRTGAGGDGLARPEDDLPDLENGQGSAAEISTIAKEVDKVNQIINNCIDALKLDSASFLGGGGGGGDPELAFECQSLPAAAAAVSSAATPGALERPSFLSPPYKESSHHPLQRQLSADAAVARKTCSVSSSGSIKSAKVFSLDVPDHPAATGLAKGDSKYIEKGSPLNSPLDRLPLVPAGGGGGGGGGGGGGVHHLEVKPAYHCSEHRHSFPALYYEEGADSLSQRVSFLKPLTRSKRDSTYSQLSPRHYYSGYSSSPEYSSESTHKIWERFRPYKKHPREEVYVAAGHALRKKVQFAKDEDLHDILDYWKGVSAQQKL